Proteins co-encoded in one Seriola aureovittata isolate HTS-2021-v1 ecotype China chromosome 1, ASM2101889v1, whole genome shotgun sequence genomic window:
- the nmbb gene encoding neuromedin Bb → MRLSNPEPTGDALETCSLKNSSPLRAEMRGFTLNNVCQCGLFTYLVLFSFVSFTTAVSFDLTELRNKVAKIKVNPRGNLWATGHFMGKKSVMDTPLLPSADGQGVDALEVTLPGEQSALGELFQEFLRVALQAQVDPQESRSKNQEGDLLMKILESYIQSRKW, encoded by the exons ATGCGTCTGAGCAATCCAGAGCCAACAGGAGACGCTTTGGAAACTTGCTCCCTGAAGAACAGTTCGCCACTCCGCGCAGAGATGAGAGGGTTTACGCTGAATAATGTTTGCCAGTGTGGCTTATTTACTTATCTTGTCTTATTTTCCTTTGTGTCTTTTACCACTGCAGTCAGTTTCGACCTGACTGAGCTTAGGAATAAAGTTGCAAAAATTAAAGTGAATCCAAGAGGCAATCTTTGGGCTACAG GACACTTCATGGGAAAGAAGAGTGTGATGGATACGCCCCTGTTGCCTTCAGCGGATGGACAGGGTGTCGATGCGCTGGAAGTCACCCTCCCTGGGGAGCAGAGCGCCCTCGGGGAGCTTTTCCAAGAGTTTCTGCGGGTGGCGTTGCAAGCGCAGGTAGATCCACAAGAGAGCCGCTCGAAAAATCAG GAGGGGGACTTGTTGATGAAGATTTTAGAAAGCTACATCCAAAGCAGAAAGTGGTAG
- the sec11a gene encoding signal peptidase complex catalytic subunit SEC11A has translation MLSLDFLDDVRRMNKRQLYYQVLNFGMIVSSALMIWKGLMVVTGSESPIVVVLSGSMEPAFHRGDLLFLTNRVEDPIRVGEIVVFRIEGREIPIVHRVLKIHEKENGDIKFLTKGDNNAVDDRGLYKQGQHWLEKKDVVGRARGFVPYIGIVTILMNDYPKFKYAVLFMLGLFVLVHRE, from the exons ATGTTGTCTTTAGACTTTCTTGACGATGTTCGTCGCATGAATAAGCGGCAG CTCTACTACCAGGTGCTGAACTTTGGTATGATTGTTTCCTCTGCGCTGATGATCTGGAAGGGGCTGATGGTTGTCACTGGCAGCGAGAGTcctattgttgttgttctcag TGGAAGTATGGAGCCAGCTTTCCACAGAGGAGACCTGCTGTTTCTGACCAACCGAGTAGAGGATCCTATCAGAGTCGGAGAGATCGTTGTCTTCAGGATAGAAGGCAGAGAGATCCCAATAGTACACAGAGTACTAAAGATCCATGAAAA GGAAAATGGAGACATTAAGTTCTTGACCAAAGGGGACAACAATGCAGTGGATGACAGAGGACTGTACAAGCAGGGCCAACACTGGCTGGAGAAAAAAGATGTGGTGGGGCGAGCTAGGGG GTTTGTGCCATACATTGGAATTGTCACCATTCTCATGAACGATTACCCCAAGTTCAAA TATGCTGTCCTCTTCATGCTGGGTCTCTTTGTGTTGGTCCATCGGGAGTGA